The Bradyrhizobium ottawaense genome window below encodes:
- a CDS encoding ABC transporter substrate-binding protein: MPAVTGKLAAASLALALIAASASTASAQKKYDTGATDTEIKIGNIMPYSGPASAYGIIGRTEAAYFKKINEEGGINGRKINFVSYDDAYSPPKTVEQARKLVESDEVLLIFNSLGTPPNSAIQKYMNSKKVPQLFVATGATKWNDPQNFPWTMGWQPNYQSETQIYAKYILKEMPNAKIGVLYQNDDYGKDYLKGLKDGLGAKAASMIVLEESYETSEPTIDNHIVKMKATGADIFINITTPKFAAQAIKKISEIGWKPTHFLNNVSASVGSVIKPAGFENSQDIISAAYLKDVSDPQWKDDAGMKGFLEFMTKYFPEGDKLDGGTIVGYGVAQTLVEVLKKCGDNLTRENVMKQAASLKDFRTEVLLPGIKINTGANDFAPISSLQLMRFKGEKWDLFGDVISADAGG; encoded by the coding sequence ATGCCCGCTGTCACCGGCAAACTTGCAGCCGCATCGCTGGCGCTTGCGCTCATTGCGGCCTCGGCCTCCACCGCATCGGCCCAGAAGAAATACGATACCGGCGCGACCGATACGGAGATCAAGATCGGCAACATCATGCCCTACAGCGGACCGGCCTCCGCCTACGGCATCATCGGGCGGACCGAAGCCGCCTATTTCAAGAAGATCAACGAAGAGGGCGGCATCAACGGCCGCAAGATCAATTTCGTCTCCTACGACGACGCCTATTCGCCGCCGAAGACGGTGGAGCAGGCACGCAAGCTGGTCGAGAGCGACGAGGTTCTGCTGATCTTCAATTCACTCGGCACGCCGCCGAACTCGGCCATTCAGAAATACATGAACTCGAAGAAGGTGCCGCAGCTGTTCGTCGCGACCGGCGCCACCAAATGGAATGATCCGCAGAACTTCCCCTGGACCATGGGCTGGCAGCCCAATTACCAGAGCGAGACGCAGATCTACGCGAAATACATCCTGAAGGAGATGCCGAATGCCAAGATCGGCGTGCTCTACCAGAACGACGATTACGGCAAGGACTACCTGAAGGGCCTGAAAGACGGGCTCGGCGCCAAGGCCGCGAGCATGATCGTGCTGGAGGAAAGCTACGAGACCTCCGAGCCGACGATCGACAATCACATCGTGAAGATGAAGGCGACCGGCGCCGACATCTTCATCAACATCACCACACCGAAGTTCGCGGCACAGGCGATCAAGAAGATCTCCGAAATCGGCTGGAAGCCGACCCACTTCCTCAACAACGTCTCGGCCTCGGTCGGCAGCGTAATCAAGCCCGCCGGCTTCGAGAATTCGCAGGACATCATTTCGGCTGCCTACCTGAAGGACGTGTCGGATCCTCAGTGGAAGGACGACGCCGGCATGAAGGGTTTCCTGGAGTTCATGACGAAATACTTCCCTGAAGGTGACAAGCTCGACGGCGGCACCATCGTCGGTTACGGCGTGGCGCAGACGCTGGTGGAAGTGCTGAAGAAGTGCGGCGACAATCTCACGCGCGAAAACGTCATGAAGCAGGCGGCGAGCCTGAAGGACTTCCGCACCGAGGTGCTGCTGCCCGGCATCAAGATCAACACCGGCGCGAACGACTTCGCACCGATCAGCTCGCTTCAGCTCATGAGGTTCAAGGGCGAGAAGTGGGATCTGTTCGGCGACGTCATCAGCGCTGACGCCGGCGGCTAG
- a CDS encoding ABC transporter substrate-binding protein translates to MSAVRFQVAALWTGLALCTAMSSPALAQKKYDSGASDTEIRIGNIMPYSGPASAYAAIGKAEEAYFRKVNAEGGINGRKIKFISYDDAYSPPKTVEQARKLVESDGVLLIFGSLGTSTNGAIRKYMNEKKVPQLFVASGASKWNDPRQYPWTMGWQPSYASEARIYAKYIMKEKPDGKIGVLYQNDDFGKDYLKGLKDGLGPKASMIVLEEAYDTSEPAIDEHVVKLKASGADVFISITTPKFAAQAIKKAAEINWHPVHIVSNVSASVGGVIEPAGLEISQGLLSASYTKDGSDPQWNADDGMKKFYNFLAQYDPKANKLDAGVVFGYAAAQTMVKVLQMCGDDLTRENVMRQAASLKDFEPDTLLPGIRINTAPDNFAPIEQLQMMRFKGRKWELFGDIISSEMGH, encoded by the coding sequence ATGTCCGCCGTTCGTTTTCAGGTTGCGGCCCTCTGGACCGGGCTCGCTTTGTGCACTGCGATGAGCAGCCCGGCACTGGCGCAGAAGAAGTACGACAGCGGCGCATCCGATACCGAGATCAGAATAGGCAACATCATGCCCTATAGCGGCCCGGCCTCGGCCTACGCCGCGATCGGCAAGGCCGAGGAAGCCTATTTCCGCAAGGTCAATGCCGAGGGCGGCATCAACGGGCGCAAGATCAAGTTCATCTCCTATGACGACGCCTATTCGCCGCCGAAGACGGTGGAGCAGGCGCGCAAGCTGGTCGAGAGCGACGGGGTGCTGCTGATCTTCGGCTCGCTCGGCACGTCCACCAACGGCGCCATCCGCAAATACATGAACGAGAAGAAGGTGCCGCAATTGTTCGTGGCGAGCGGCGCCTCGAAGTGGAACGATCCCAGGCAATATCCCTGGACCATGGGCTGGCAGCCCAGCTACGCGAGCGAGGCGCGGATCTACGCCAAATACATCATGAAGGAGAAGCCGGACGGCAAGATCGGCGTGCTCTACCAGAACGACGATTTCGGCAAGGATTATCTGAAGGGGCTAAAGGATGGCCTCGGGCCCAAGGCCTCGATGATCGTGCTGGAAGAGGCCTACGACACGTCGGAGCCCGCCATCGACGAGCACGTCGTGAAGCTGAAGGCCTCGGGCGCCGACGTGTTCATCAGCATCACCACGCCGAAATTCGCCGCGCAGGCGATCAAGAAGGCGGCGGAGATCAACTGGCATCCGGTCCACATCGTCTCCAACGTCTCGGCCTCCGTCGGCGGCGTGATCGAGCCGGCGGGCCTGGAGATCTCGCAAGGCCTGCTGTCGGCGAGCTACACCAAGGACGGCTCCGATCCGCAGTGGAATGCCGACGACGGCATGAAGAAATTCTATAACTTCCTCGCGCAATATGATCCCAAGGCCAACAAGCTCGATGCCGGCGTCGTGTTCGGCTATGCCGCCGCGCAGACCATGGTCAAAGTGCTGCAGATGTGCGGCGACGACCTCACCCGCGAGAACGTCATGAGGCAGGCAGCCTCCTTGAAGGATTTCGAGCCCGACACGCTGCTGCCCGGCATCAGGATCAACACGGCGCCGGACAATTTCGCCCCGATCGAGCAGTTGCAGATGATGCGTTTCAAGGGCCGGAAATGGGAGCTGTTCGGCGACATCATCTCGAGCGAGATGGGCCACTGA